The proteins below come from a single Mucilaginibacter mali genomic window:
- a CDS encoding inositol-3-phosphate synthase yields the protein MKINIQPAQGKLGILIPGLGAVATTIIAGVEAVKKGISKPIGSHTQMGTIRLGKRTENRNPKIKDFVPLASLDNVVFGGWDVFSDNVYESAMNAEVLEPGLLFAVKDQLETIVPMKAAFDKNYAKNLTGTHVKTGTRLDMANELMADIQNFKEKNGLDRVVVLWCGSTEIYYEASDVHSTLAKFEEGLKNDDHLIAPSMLYAYAALKLGVPFVNGAPNLTVDTPALIELAKETKTPIAGKDFKTGQTLMKTILAPGLAARSLGVRGWFSTNILGNRDGLVLDDPDNFKTKEVSKLGVLEDIFKPEDNPDLYGDIFHKIRINYYPPHGDNKESWDNIDIFGWLGYKMQIKINFLCRDSILAAPVALDLALFIDLAKRAGMVGIQEWLSFYLKSPQTAPGLQAENDIFKQLIKLENTLRYLMGEDLITHLGLDYYDDVFANQ from the coding sequence ATGAAAATTAACATCCAGCCTGCACAGGGCAAATTGGGTATTTTGATACCCGGCCTTGGTGCAGTAGCAACCACCATCATCGCAGGGGTTGAAGCCGTAAAAAAAGGCATCTCCAAACCAATAGGCTCGCATACCCAAATGGGTACCATCCGTTTAGGTAAAAGAACGGAAAACCGTAACCCTAAAATTAAAGACTTTGTACCACTGGCAAGCCTTGACAATGTTGTGTTCGGCGGCTGGGATGTGTTTTCGGACAATGTATACGAATCGGCCATGAACGCCGAGGTACTGGAACCGGGATTACTGTTTGCGGTTAAAGATCAGTTGGAGACTATCGTTCCGATGAAGGCGGCGTTTGATAAAAACTACGCTAAAAACCTGACCGGCACTCACGTTAAAACAGGTACCCGTTTAGATATGGCTAACGAGTTGATGGCCGATATCCAAAACTTTAAAGAGAAAAACGGCCTTGACCGCGTTGTGGTATTATGGTGCGGTTCTACCGAGATCTACTACGAAGCAAGCGATGTGCACAGCACCCTGGCTAAGTTTGAAGAGGGCCTGAAGAACGATGATCACCTGATTGCGCCAAGTATGCTTTACGCTTACGCAGCCCTTAAATTAGGTGTACCATTTGTAAACGGCGCGCCAAACTTAACCGTTGATACCCCCGCTTTAATTGAACTGGCTAAAGAAACCAAAACCCCTATCGCGGGTAAGGATTTCAAGACCGGCCAAACCCTGATGAAAACCATTCTGGCACCAGGTTTAGCTGCACGTTCGTTAGGCGTACGCGGCTGGTTCAGCACCAATATTTTAGGTAACCGCGATGGTTTGGTACTGGACGATCCGGATAACTTTAAAACCAAAGAAGTTTCTAAACTGGGTGTATTAGAGGACATCTTTAAACCAGAGGATAACCCTGACCTTTATGGCGATATCTTCCACAAGATCCGTATCAACTACTATCCGCCTCATGGCGATAACAAGGAAAGCTGGGACAACATTGACATTTTTGGCTGGTTAGGCTACAAAATGCAGATCAAGATCAACTTCCTGTGCCGCGATTCGATCCTGGCGGCCCCGGTTGCGCTGGACTTGGCCCTCTTTATCGATCTGGCCAAACGTGCCGGTATGGTAGGTATACAGGAGTGGTTATCGTTCTACCTTAAATCGCCGCAAACCGCACCTGGTCTGCAGGCCGAGAACGATATCTTTAAACAATTAATTAAACTGGAAAACACACTACGCTACTTAATGGGCGAAGACCTGATCACACATTTAGGTTTAGACTATTATGATGATGTGTTTGCTAATCAATAA